In Equus przewalskii isolate Varuska chromosome 6, EquPr2, whole genome shotgun sequence, one DNA window encodes the following:
- the LOC139084245 gene encoding collagen alpha-2(VIII) chain-like, translated as MDSKVTSKQFIILSGRPQTEPLRPELTGTRRSRQAGEKRRTLGRFPDQTLLPLEEGLEVALAAFADRRTAAAEKPPPRGPRYTGPTSAAERAEALGGTAGAPGSLGRGSERGSGAAIPRGRRGPGGAPRLDADTRENLEGSKWRRTSASGFRPALSVRGGASGAQGSGRSAMEMGSNGGGGCLRPTGRHAVGPGSRAGFSNRPGPEGRTRAGGPSGALGTELEAGRTRRAGLASWLSRGGVVRGGVRAQALCTDCGKLIKGLSTGLSRDFFSPMQRCAHVRKGGHQEGVTAS; from the coding sequence ATGGACAGCAAGGTAACATCTAAACAATTTATCATACTTAGCGGACGCCCACAGACAGAGCCTCTCCGTCCAGAGCTCACCGGAACGCGCCGCAGTCGCCAAGCCGGTGAGAAGAGGAGGACGCTGGGCCGTTTTCCAGATCAAACGCTCCTCCCTTTGGAGGAAGGACTCGAGGTTGCTTTGGCAGCTTTTGCAGACAGGCGCACAGCGGCTGCAGAAAAGCCTCCCCCACGGGGGCCCCGATACACAGGCCCGACCAGCGCGGCGGAGAGGGCAGAGGCTCTCGGGGGCACCGCGGGGGCCCCAGGAAGCCTCGGGCGCGGGTCCGAGCGGGGCTCAGGCGCCGCGATCCCCAGAGGCCGGAGGGGCCCGGGCGGAGCGCCGAGACTTGACGCCGACACACGGGAAAACCTAGAGGGGAGCAAATGGAGACGGACTTCCGCTTCCGGTTTCCGCCCCGCGCTCAGCGTAAGGGGCGGGGCTTCCGGAGCTCAGGGATCAGGAAGAAGTGCTATGGAGATGGGGTCGAACGGGGGCGGCGGCTGCTTGCGCCCAACAGGCAGGCATGCTGTTGGACCTGGATCCAGAGCAGGCTTTTCAAATAGACCAGGGCCAGAGGGCAGGACCCGAGCTGGAGGACCGAGCGGAGCGCTGGGGACCGAGTTAGAAGCCGGCCGGACGCGGAGGGCGGGGCTTGCGTCGTGGCTGTCCCGGGGGGGCGTGGTTCGGGGCGGGGTCAGAGCCCAGGCTTTGTGTACCGACTGCGGGAAGCTCATTAAAGGCCTTTCGACTGGCCTTTCTCGTGATTTCTTCAGCCCGATGCAGCGGTGTGCACATGTTCGCAAAG